In a genomic window of Bacillota bacterium:
- the guaA gene encoding glutamine-hydrolyzing GMP synthase encodes MSVPEQELIIVLDFGGQYSHLIARRIRECNVFCEMLPYNTPLADLASKRPRGIIFSGGPSSVYQPGVPTVDPAIYKMGIPILGICYGMQLMSHQLEGVTSASARREYGKTRLEVVNREGLLCCMEEYEQCWMSHGDRVDAPPPGFEIIARTEQAPVAAMADASRGLYAVQFHPEVIHTPKGQDLLKYFLYDVCGCGASWTTGSFIEHAEDEVTKQVGQGQVICALSGGVDSSVAAALVHKAIGEQLTCIFVDHGLLRKGEGEKVIRTFRDVFKINLIHVDARERFLSKLSGITDPEQKRKIIGNEFIKVFEEEAGKLGTIDFLVQGTLYPDVVESGTATASVIKSHHNVGGLPEDMRLQLVEPLRWLFKDEVRRVGSELGLPDEIVWRQPFPGPGLAIRILGEITGENLEILREADAIVTEEIKKAGLYREIWQSFAVLPNLKSVGVMGDERTYAHTIAIRAVESKDGMTADWVRIPYEVLEIISNRIVNELQEVNRIVYDITSKPPSTIEWE; translated from the coding sequence ATGTCCGTTCCGGAACAGGAACTTATAATAGTGCTGGATTTTGGCGGGCAGTACAGCCACCTCATTGCTCGCCGGATAAGAGAATGTAATGTATTTTGCGAGATGCTCCCTTATAATACTCCGCTGGCAGACCTTGCAAGTAAAAGGCCGCGGGGCATTATTTTTTCCGGCGGACCATCCAGTGTTTACCAGCCCGGTGTTCCCACAGTGGATCCGGCAATTTACAAAATGGGGATACCTATCTTAGGTATATGTTACGGTATGCAATTGATGAGTCACCAATTGGAAGGTGTAACTTCTGCCTCAGCTCGCAGGGAGTACGGTAAAACCCGCCTGGAGGTAGTAAACAGGGAAGGTCTTTTATGCTGCATGGAAGAGTACGAGCAGTGTTGGATGAGCCACGGGGACAGGGTAGATGCACCCCCGCCCGGGTTTGAAATAATAGCCAGGACTGAGCAGGCACCGGTTGCCGCTATGGCAGATGCATCCCGGGGCCTTTATGCAGTTCAGTTTCACCCGGAAGTAATCCACACGCCCAAGGGGCAGGATCTTTTAAAATATTTTCTGTATGACGTTTGCGGATGCGGCGCCTCTTGGACCACAGGATCTTTTATTGAGCATGCAGAAGACGAAGTAACAAAACAAGTGGGACAAGGTCAAGTTATTTGCGCTTTAAGCGGCGGGGTTGATTCCTCTGTTGCCGCGGCCCTCGTTCATAAAGCTATTGGGGAGCAGCTTACTTGCATTTTTGTTGACCACGGGCTGTTGCGCAAGGGTGAAGGGGAAAAAGTAATAAGAACTTTTAGAGATGTATTTAAGATAAATCTTATCCATGTTGATGCGCGGGAACGATTCCTCAGTAAACTCTCCGGCATCACGGACCCCGAACAAAAAAGAAAAATTATTGGTAATGAGTTTATCAAGGTCTTTGAGGAGGAAGCGGGAAAACTGGGAACGATAGACTTCCTTGTTCAAGGCACACTGTACCCGGACGTAGTGGAAAGCGGTACTGCTACAGCCTCAGTGATCAAATCACATCACAATGTGGGCGGTTTGCCGGAAGACATGAGACTACAGTTAGTTGAGCCCCTGCGCTGGCTGTTTAAAGACGAGGTGCGAAGAGTGGGGTCAGAGTTGGGCCTCCCGGATGAGATTGTGTGGCGCCAGCCATTTCCCGGGCCTGGCCTAGCCATTAGAATACTAGGCGAAATAACCGGTGAAAACCTTGAAATCCTTAGAGAAGCTGATGCCATTGTAACGGAAGAAATAAAGAAAGCCGGCTTATACAGAGAAATATGGCAGTCCTTTGCAGTGTTACCAAACCTGAAAAGCGTGGGAGTGATGGGAGACGAAAGAACCTACGCTCATACCATTGCCATCAGGGCGGTAGAAAGTAAGGATGGCATGACTGCTGATTGGGTACGAATTCCATATGAAGTATTGGAAATAATATCAAATAGAATAGTAAATGAATTGCAGGAAGTTAACCGTATTGTTTATGACATTACCTCCAAGCCTCCTTCTACCATTGAATGGGAGTAA
- the hpt gene encoding hypoxanthine phosphoribosyltransferase, which yields MRSDAEKILLTEEEITAKVLQLGQTISTDYANKELLMVGILKGAMIFMADLVRSVTIPVEFDFMAVSSYGSSSQSSGVVRILKDLEQSIEGRHVLLVEDIVDTGLTLKYLLENLQTREPASLKTCTLLDKPERRQAEVTVNYNGFTIPDEFVVGYGLDYNEKYRNLKDILVLRPEIYQKQGEE from the coding sequence ATGCGATCAGACGCAGAAAAAATATTGCTTACCGAAGAAGAAATAACAGCCAAGGTTCTGCAGCTGGGCCAAACCATTTCCACGGATTATGCAAATAAAGAACTATTAATGGTAGGTATTTTAAAAGGCGCTATGATTTTTATGGCCGACTTGGTACGTTCAGTTACTATTCCAGTAGAATTTGATTTTATGGCAGTATCCAGTTACGGAAGTTCCAGCCAGTCTTCGGGTGTGGTAAGGATTTTAAAGGATTTAGAACAAAGTATTGAAGGTCGACATGTTCTTTTAGTGGAAGACATTGTAGATACGGGGCTAACTCTTAAGTACCTGCTGGAAAATCTTCAAACCAGGGAGCCTGCCAGCTTGAAAACCTGCACCTTATTGGATAAGCCCGAACGCCGGCAGGCCGAAGTCACGGTAAATTACAATGGCTTTACTATTCCTGACGAATTTGTTGTTGGTTACGGTTTAGATTATAATGAGAAATACAGAAACCTTAAGGATATACTTGTCCTGAGGCCTGAGATATACCAAAAACAGGGGGAAGAATAA